One genomic window of Motacilla alba alba isolate MOTALB_02 chromosome 1, Motacilla_alba_V1.0_pri, whole genome shotgun sequence includes the following:
- the USP16 gene encoding ubiquitin carboxyl-terminal hydrolase 16 isoform X8, which translates to MKHQDQIPTVWFSIWTTGVCDRCYLCDNEVPYKTSTLLGQTVDFVRKQVGIDSSRAVEKQENKEVENKKVEKDSKNEQEKEVSLKEENSHSTANGEVTVKGLSNLGNTCFFNAVMQNLSQTPILKELLKEAKIPGTTIKIESPELCMEPQLIKLDQPGPLTLAMHQFVTEMQETKQGVVTPKELFAQVCKKAIRFKGYQQQDSHELLRYLLDGMRAEEIQQISVGMLKALSDSNKQNEEELKKKIKEYEKKKGIQSFVDRIFGGELTSTIMCEECRTVSLVRESFLDLSLPVLDVQKGKITKRENIKKNKEKESEDEEDKINDHYLKQKYEPRGTSKHLQKKTKKQAKKKAKNQRRQEKLQGKVFHLTDLCTTEQPQIDVEYNQESETEMSSETLDKKQEEESSQDCKDHCLTQKDLSIQGNSTEIQSGHENGGKSEQEWEENKSLMDLSMEGLDSPMKFVNGLDNLSLKEEDNDNEDEEELATDFSKLHLDATDTSDTSTLDGLQPVPNKTCKISTDDPEMAFCTLANREELNIEEDSIHHCLYQFTRNETLTETNKLLCDVCTQRHCGPKNNISEKKYVYTNAKKQMLISLAPPILTLHLKRFQQAGFNLQKVNRHIRFPEVIDLAPFCTAKCKNVAEGNTKVLYSLYGVVEHSGTMRSGHYTAYVKMRAMNNHLSDLVLRGQFQASETEPVKGQWFHISDTHVQRVSVSKVLSSQAYLLFYERLL; encoded by the exons ACAGGTGTTACTTATGTGATAATGAAGTTCCATATAAAACTTCAACCCTTTTGGGCCAGACTGTGGATTTTGTTAGAAAACAAGTTGGTATTGACTCATCACGTGCAG TAGAAAAACAAGAGAACAAAgaagttgaaaataaaaaagtagaaaaagacagcaaaaatgaacaagaaaaagaagtttcacttaaagaagaaaattctcattCAACTGCTAATGGAGAAGTCACTGTGAAAGGACTTAGTAACTTGGGGAATACATGTTTCTTTAATGCAGTGATGCAG AATTTATCACAAACTCCAatcctgaaggagctgcttaAAGAAGCTAAAATACCTGGCACAACAATTAAAATTGAGTCACCTGAACTATGCATG GAACCTCAGTTAATAAAACTAGATCAGCCGGGTCCTTTAACACTAGCCATGCATCAGTTTGTGACAGAAATGCAAGAGACAAAACAAGGGGTAGTGACTCCTAAGGAACTTTTTGCTCAGGTTTGTAAAAA AGCAATACGATTCAAAGGTTATCAGCAGCAAGACAGTCATGAACTACTTCGTTACTTACTTGATGGAATGAGAGCAGAAGAAATCCAG CAAATAAGTGTTGGAATGCTAAAGGCATTGAGTGACTCtaacaaacaaaatgaagaagaactcaaaaagaaaattaaag aatatgaaaagaaaaaaggaatacaAAGTTTTGTAGATCGAATCTTTGGTGGAGAATTAACCAGCACAATTATGTGTGAGGAATGCAGAACT GTATCCTTGGTCCGTGAGTCTTTCCTTGATTTGTCGCTTCCCGTACTAGATGTTCAG aaagggaaaattacaaagagagaaaacattaagaaaaacaaagaaaaggaatctGAAGATGAAGAGGATAAAATCAATGACCATTACCTTAAGCAGAAATATGAGCCCCGTGGTACAAGTAAgcaccttcagaaaaaaacGAAGAAAcaggccaaaaaaaaagccaag AACCAACGCCGGCAGGAAAAACTTCAAGGGAAGGTGTTTCACTTGACAGATCTCTGCACAACTGAACAGCCACAGATAGATGTCGAGTACAACCAAGAATCAGAGACTGAAATGAGCTCTGAAACTCTTGATAAGAAGCAAGAAGAGGAATCATCACAGGATTGCAAAGATCACTGCTTAACTCAGAAAGACTTGAGTATACAGGGAAATAGTACAGAAATTCAGAGCGGGCATGAAAATGGAGGAAAGTCAGAACAAGAGTGGGAAGAAAACAAGTCTCTCATGGATCTCTCTATGGAAGGCTTAGATTCTCCTATGAAGTTTGTCAATGGCCTTGATAACCTGTCTTTGAAAGAGGAGGATAACGACaatgaagatgaggaagagcTTGCTACAGACTTTTCAAAACTCCACTTGGATGCCACTGACACAAGTGACACAAGTACCTTGGATGGTCTTCAGCCTGTTCCTAACAAGACATGCAAAATATCTACAGATGACCCCGAAATGGCATTTTGTACTCTGGCAAACAGGGAAGAGCTGAACATTGAGGAAGATTCAATCCATCATTGTTTGTATCAATTTACCCGTAATGAAACACTTACCGAGACCAATAAACTACTGTGTGATGTGTGTACACAAAGGCATTGTGGACCAAAGAACAACATAA gtGAAAAGAAGTATGTTTATACTAATGCCAAAAAGCAGATGCTCATCTCTCTAGCTCCTCCAATTTTAACCCTTCACTTAAAGAGGTTTCAGCAG GCTGGATTTAATCTGCAGAAGGTTAACAGGCATATCAGGTTCCCAGAAGTGATAGACTTGGCTCCTTTCTGTACAGCTAAATGTAAA AATGTGGCTGAAGGGAATACAAAGGTCTTGTACTCTCTCTATGGAGTTGTTGAACACAGCGGAACAATGAGGTCTGGGCACTACACTGCCTATGTTAAAATGAGGGCCATGAACAACCACCTCTCTGATCTTGTCCTTCGAGGACAATTTCAAG